The sequence CTATATTTTAGGTGGCCGTAAAGTGAGTCCGCAGGTCACTGCACTCTCGGCTGGCGCATCGGACATGAGTGGCTGGATGCTTATGGGTCTTCCGGGTGCAATGTTTCTAGTGGGTTTTGAAACCATTTACATCGCCCTCGGATTATTGATTGGTGCTCTAATCAATTATTTGGTGGTGGCGCCTAAATTGCGGGTTTACACTGAAGTCGCAAATAATGCCCTTACGATTCCTGAGTTTTTTGCGAAACGCTTTGGTAATGCAAACAGTAGTATCCGTATTATCGCCGCAGTGATCATAGTGATCTTTTTTACCTTATACACCTCCGCAGGATTAGTTGCGGGAGGTAAGTTATTTGAATCAGCTTTCGGCCTAAATTATAACATTGGCCTAGTCGTCACACTCAGCGTAGTGGTTTCTTATACTCTGCTTGGGGGCTTTTTAGCCGTAAGCCTGACCGACTTTGTGCAAGGTTGCATTATGTTTGTTGCCTTAGTCTTAGTGCCTGTAGTTGCTTATCAAGAATTTACCAGCGCCGATAGGATGATGAACTTTGCCTATCAGTCAATTCCGCATTTTAGCGATGCAATGCAAAACGTCACCTTCCTAGGGCTTATATCAAGCCTATCCTGGGGGTTAGGTTATTTCGGCCAACCACATATTATCGTGCGCTTTATGGCGATACGTTCAGTGGCGGATATTAAAATGGCAAGACGCATAGGTATCAGTTGGATGACAGTCACCATTGTTGGTGCTCTGGCGACGGGACTGGTCGGCATTGCTTATGCCAATAAATTTGGCATGAAACTTAACGATCCCGAAACCATCTTTATTGTGTTCTCTGAATTATTATTCCATCCCCTGATCAGTGGCTTCCTATTGGCGGCTATTCTTGCTGCGATTATGAGCACGATTTCATCGCAGTTATTGGTGTCATCGAGTTCGCTGACAGAAGATATTTATCAGGTGGTATCGAAAAAAGAGTCAAGCGAAAAAGACATGGTGAAAATGGGCCGTTACGGCGTGGCTGGTGTGGGTATTGTGGCAACACTTTTAGCGCTTGATCGCTCTAACAGTATTCTTTCGCTGGTCAGTAATGCTTGGGCAGGATTCGGCGCTGCCTTTGGTCCACTCGTGTTATTTAGCTTATATAAAGCGAACCTAACCCATAAAGCGGCCATTGCGGGAATCGTTTCAGGTGCACTTACAGTACTATTTTGGATTTACGCCCCCGTGCTTGCCGATGGTAAAGCATTAACTAGCATAGTGTATGAAATGATCCCCGGATTTATCGTCAGTAGCGCGGTCATTTGGCTAGTGAGCTTTCTTGATACTGAACCTAGTGCAAAAACCACTAAGATGTTCCACAAGGCGGGCCGTGTTTTAGCCGAAGAAGGATAAGGAGCATGATGACAAACTCCCCTCGAAAACGCATTGTTGTAAAAGTGGGGAGCGCGTTAATCGCGCCCCACAAACAAGGTTGTAGCAGCCACTACTTACTCGGTATAGCCCAATTCATTACCTATTGTCGTGCCCAAGGGATCCAAGTTGTCTTGGTCTCTTCGGGCTCAGTCGCCGCGGGATGGCATCACTTTAATGTTGAAGCGAATCCGAGTGTCACAGTGAAAAAAGCCATGGCTGCAGCAGGTCAAGCCGATATGATGGCCACATGGAATAAACTGTTTGACTTCCCCACCGCACAACTCTTACTCACCCATGGCGACCTTCGTAATCGCGAGCGCTATATCAGCATTAAAGAAACGATTTTCTGTTTGCTTGAACATGGGCTGATGCCAATTATTAACGAAAATGATGCAGTTACCGCGGACAAACTCA is a genomic window of Shewanella putrefaciens containing:
- the putP gene encoding sodium/proline symporter PutP, with the protein product MNSLSYVSLGIYFIAMLAIGLFAYRKSTSDVSGYILGGRKVSPQVTALSAGASDMSGWMLMGLPGAMFLVGFETIYIALGLLIGALINYLVVAPKLRVYTEVANNALTIPEFFAKRFGNANSSIRIIAAVIIVIFFTLYTSAGLVAGGKLFESAFGLNYNIGLVVTLSVVVSYTLLGGFLAVSLTDFVQGCIMFVALVLVPVVAYQEFTSADRMMNFAYQSIPHFSDAMQNVTFLGLISSLSWGLGYFGQPHIIVRFMAIRSVADIKMARRIGISWMTVTIVGALATGLVGIAYANKFGMKLNDPETIFIVFSELLFHPLISGFLLAAILAAIMSTISSQLLVSSSSLTEDIYQVVSKKESSEKDMVKMGRYGVAGVGIVATLLALDRSNSILSLVSNAWAGFGAAFGPLVLFSLYKANLTHKAAIAGIVSGALTVLFWIYAPVLADGKALTSIVYEMIPGFIVSSAVIWLVSFLDTEPSAKTTKMFHKAGRVLAEEG